DNA from Plasmodium yoelii strain 17X genome assembly, chromosome: 13:
actttattataaaaattaatataattttataatgaatttaaagtatgtttgaacatagaaaaagaatctatttattttttatgttttaatgatttcaattctaaaacttaaatactgtataaatctaaaaaatgaaaaattatattattactataatccttaaaagtatataattagtaattttttaaagtatattaaatatttatatagttgtttctaatactatataccatgtttaattaaaattatattattttcgaattaagttgcattgttcccttttttaattggatataaataattttaatattatttttatttaatatatatcaattctaattatttttaacattttcaataactttagttttattcctatataattaaatttagaaatataccttattatataattttataatatattttgcacatctttctcacggtttaaaacgacaattagcactgaaatcgtatttatatgcttaaataagacttttaatgcatattgtttttaaaatgatacttagtaaatattaatacataaataactattgatgcaaactttaaagtataatataaaactatgcgTAATTAAATTGTTGTATTTACATTTTAgataggagagataagggaattatacttttttaagacaagaATATAGCCATATTAAATTTACCTATTCTATATAGCTAATGATTTATTGTATGCCTTTAACATTAAAGCTTTCAATTCgtgtatacattaaaaatgccttagaattattttctaaatatatagtttacttttatattttataataaactatatttttaagaaaactataaaattattaatattaacttTCTTGGTAGtattaattctaatattatagcATTAAATCTTACTTAAATAagtgttataatatttcatttgatttTGCATGAATACAATTTTAATCTTACCATACCTTTAATACTATATATGATGAATTTATACCCATATAGTGTATCAAATGAATTTAATGGTTtgttcgtatttaatacgtttttctattgttattactattattattgttactgctatatcactgtatagtacaacgGAATAATTAATGCGCTTAATcaaaatactttaaatcaattactaatttttttgtttcattgttttaaagtataGTATTTAGAACATATTATTTagcaataacaatatatttgtgaattttatatatataataacctaataaaaatattattaattcaaattaaattaattattaaataccattatactttgcattaatatgtaattgtatatgtttcACAAATTTACCATATTTCAGTTTTAGTcatttatacaatattatatatattataacaataacgttaattttatatatcaggttgtttataattattagaacaaaatatgatattaaattttattcttatacttatattttattttttaactattttaaaatataatttatatatacttcaaatctataaagtttaaaaattaatagtaattaatataatgttataactttatgataaattaaagcgtatAAAGAAACTCtattaatactaattaaatttaatacAAAAGAGAATAGTTactaaaattaaaacataaaaaatattgtatatatagtgcGATTTgttgtattactaaaaatgttagatgcataaaatatattttataggcATTGTTGTATTGTCGAATCTCGATCGATATACCATAcgtctatattttatgattatctattatatattagtacTGTACTTATTAATGCCAAAAACACATATGTTAATccgaatatatattgtaatgtaggaaattgttccaaatgaatcatcatataattaatattcaacctcatatataattctattattacagttcagttggcgtaatataattgaaattaaaacaaatatgatacaaataataagttttactaaataaatgttttatcaacaaagaaacatattgtgttatgcataattcaatatagttaTGATTAACaagctttatataataaataattatcatatatcataatatgaattaatatatccaatatagacattttttttaatcatattaaatcgatatgaacactaaattatatatattagaaattatgaaaaaatgttatacaacCCCATTTATATTAGCTTATCCCAATTGGGGGTTGAATATTTGGGCATCATCTcttgattaaacatacgggatgatacatatatttaattagtgttcgaattataaaaaattaatacaatataatacttaatccTAACCCAAATATGGGTTCCGCAAGCACAACCCTGACCtacaacataaaaacaatataaaaactatgatcaaaaattactccccaatagacagtttcttaaaataaatcaatcgtcatattcagaataatttattaatgatctattttcttctttatttttttatattttctcttaatttttgtttttgaaatcgtttacgaaatccaaataacgaatactaatataaaaggTTGATAAACATATggtttttttgttaatgtttgcatatatataataattttttttttaattccttattatttaccttataaaaaattcccAAGAATATTGGCATTGCAATAattatcgataaaactggaattaatttgtttgttatcgacgaacttgatgatgtaacTTCAGAAATTTTCTCAAAACTTTGTCCATTATGTGCAGAACTTTGTATACTATTTTTTGTTGTGTTTATCGGTGAAAGGGATGGAATATCGTTACAATCAACGCTATTATCAttacaataatttttaaaattatgataatcatttgataatgtagacaatacTTGATAATAGGGACTATCTTTAGTAATATTAGGATTTTTGTTAAGTTCATCATACgttttaacaaattttttaGCATTTTCTAAACATTTCTCACATTTTGAGTTTCCTGCAACAAGTTCAGTATACATATtgcataatgatttaaatgcatcataaaatttagacatatcCCCAGAATTAATACTCAGcaattccttttttttatctatgatttccttataatttgtatatcctgtattattttttaataaattactaCAATCTCCACGATCATTATTACAATTAGTATAAtgcttattattttctatatacttACTATAAAAATCGTTTAATTTGGTTATTtcgttttctttttttagatttagcatataacttaaccatataataatgtattcAGCCATgtcgatattttttttatttttcacaaGCAATTGGTCGAACAACCATAGGCAAGCACCATTTATCTTATCGAGATTAGTCTTACATCCTGTTCCCCCTGATTCTCCATTAGAGCAATAATTCTTAATATTCCCTAAACTATTAATATCATTCTTTGTAGATATGTTTAATTCATCGGGTAAAAATTTTCTCAAGTTATCAAACCTCATACActaagaaaatattttaaaaagtataataaaaatatatgttaatgaaactgttataaaatcaaatttaataaaatttataagtaATATAACATCGAAAAATATAAGGAAAAGcgaattttattaaaaaaatttatataccaGGGTATAATTcattgtaattttattttttttataatatgtagattatgtaacatcatattattttatatattttgagcttaataaatgacaaaataattgaaCCATAGCATAAATTTGTCTATGGTTAAACatgttattatcatttttaataataatttaaagattatatggaacaatatataatttattgtaGTTAGATAATTGCCTTATTTTGGGGGGtgcttaatacattttttaccatatgtatatataatacaattttgtataaattgttatccttaataacactcatatgagcattattataaaaattaaagtaacattgtaatgaatttagaatatatcttcttatatatatgctttaatatagaaaataaacaatatcatatcttttgttttaataagtGGTTCCCAAAAACTAATATACTACAAAAATCGAAACAATTAAGAAgtccattattactataacccttaaaagtatataaatagtaaatttttaaatatattaaatatttatatacttgtttctaatactatataccatgttttattaaaattatagtgtTTTCAAGTTAAGTTATGTTACTTACATCtttatgcaaattatataaatttatattgtttttaatgaatgtagataaattcataattcattttaatgaatcctataactttatttttattcatacatattccaatttataaatattatttatttggcaattttataaactattttatgcatattttccattccttaaaacaaatattagcactgaacccgtatttataagattaaataagtctttaaatgtaaattgattttaaaatcatacatagtaaatattaatacataaataactattgatgcaaattttaaagtataatataaaaatatgtttaattaggttgttatattgcctttaagaggagagagataagatatatttgctattttaatatataaatttaaataaatatttgctaaatgttctgaattgttcatttttatcttatatattctattgctatagttatcaatgtatatacattcaaataatttattaaaaattctatattttattaattctacaaaagacaatgataatataatatggaataataaaaggaAATTTAACGTTGAATCGTTACCCTTTTCACAATTTATCCatctttttaaaatataaaactacaaattccaaattggatctttaaaaaatatataacaatgatacctttataatgtattattatgtgtcgtttatataatattaacatttaattatgtgaagtttccacaataaaaaaatatttaaatattaattattgatagagtattttattagattatatgtataggtatatataataatgcattttACCtaccatattatttataattgcTAGAACAAAAtacaatattaaattttattaatattattatatgcaattatattaactattttaaaatataatttatatatacctcatatctttaaaatttacaaattaatagtgattaatctaatgttatacctttatgcgaaataaattaatgtatatagaactatttccataatttgaatttaaaaccttaatataaatataaagaaaattatattatatataatcgaaaattaaaagaatagtatacatatatctataatttaattttttattaatatggatatttttattgattattaaaaatgttagatacataaaacattttttatagattatgttatattgtcgattttcgatcgatatttatgaatatatattttatgattacctattatatattggtaatatgtttaattaatcttaaaaaccaatgtattaatatgcatatatagtGTAATGTAgatgaatattcaaaatgaatCATCTTATAATTCACACTCAGACTCATAtataatgctattattacagttatGATggcgtaatataatttaatttaaaacaaatatgatacaaattataagttttactaaataaaattttcatcaaataaagaaacatattgtgttatgcataattcaatatagttatgattaacaaattttatataataggaattatgatatagcaaatatctatattaatatatgcaatatagacattttttttaataatattaaatcgatatgaatactcaattatttatattataacttatgaaaaaagGTTATGTGGTCCTTTTCATGTTAATGACCATACCCCCTTTTTTGTTGCACATTTAGACTTCAACTCAAGACTAAGCATATGGAAAtggtaaatatatttgatcaACATTTACAGatcaataaatattataaaattattaaaaattaaatacaacATAATACTTAACCCTAACCCCAATATGAGTTCTACAAACATAACCTCACCCTGACccaaaacataaaaatatataaaaattatgcaaacattttgataaaaatttgttatttccaaatataaaaatatattaaagtaTATTGATCGCTATTTTCAGAGTCATAAATTAATGATCccttttcttctttattttttaatcttttctcttaaatattgtttttgagatcgtttccgaaatccgaataacgaatactaatataaaatgttaagaaacgtataatttgtttgttaacgtttggatatttataatgaaaataattttttaatattatatttttaaattcctttttatttaccttataagaaattcctaaaaaaattgatattgggattaatattgataaaactataattaatttatttattaatgatgAATCTGATAACTTAGTGTCAAGACTCGGGGTTGTAGCTACATGAATTGGTTTATCTGTTCCACTAGAGAAGCCATGTGTTTTAGTTTCTTTAGGATCTGATATATCGACATGTTCAACTGTTTTTTGTGTTGGTAATGAAGGACGATTTATTGATGTTGTATTATAACCAGTGCCTATtccaaaattattataatatttggaAAAAATACGTAATATTTTACTGTATGAGCTGTTGTCAATATTATTACCAATATCATTAAAGAGTTGTGTATATTCAGCAACAAATTTATTAGCATGTTTTGAAAAATCGTTACTATTACTTGTCATGTAAGCAGTATACATATTACATAACAATTTATgtaattcataaaatttagacatcTTATTAATATCAATATCCATATATTCCTTTACTTTATCTATTATGTCCTTATAACTGCCATATGTTTTATCATTAACTTCACGATTAGTATACTCcgtgttattttttatatgactAGAATAAAAATCTTTTAATGTGATGATTTTATCAGATGGCTTtaagtttaatatataacttaaccatatcataatacaTACAAGATCATCCTTATAAGTATTATTATCAATTGAAGTACCAGATTTACCGAACAAATCATAAAATAACCATAGACAGACAGCATTAATCTTATCAATATCGttattacatttttcttTAGGGCAGTAGCTCTTGAACATTCCaactttaaaattatattctcCAGATCTATCCAATTCATCGGGAAAAAGCTTCCTCAAAGTATCAAACTTTTTGCACTATGAAACAATATTaaacaaaattaacaaaatgtCATTAAAATTAACTTATTATTAATCTatagataatataatatcaaaaatgtgTAATAAAAAACGTTTTTATTCAAGAAATTGTATGTACCACTTTACTAATTGCCATATtggaaatttatttttgaactataaaataagtacatcatattaatttcatataCATTGTATAAAAATAGGGGACGTAAACTTGGattctatatataacaattatatGTAGTTAaacacattttatattatgtattaatTTAAGATTAATGCAAAGtgataatacaatataacaCCATAGTAAGtttatatatgatttatGGAAATTAGCTAAACTGCCTTAAATTAGAgatatttaatacattttggtcataagtataatataatttatccttaaattcataattattaataatatccattataatttgaatataaaaatttaagtaattttataatgagTTTAAAATGTATCCCCTTATATTTATGTCTCAATATAGAAGAATACAAATTTGTTTCtcatgttttaataaataaatttatacgCCTGAACCTGTAAGtatgtaaaaattaataaatatattattactataatccttaaaagtttataaatagtaattttttaaatatattaaacatttatatacttgtttctaatatTACATAACtttgatttttataatacttGCAAATTAAATTGTATACTTACATCTCTTTgcaaattacataaatttatattgtaattaatatagataaatttaaaaagaattttaatgcattaaataaccttatttttattcgtatatacttcaatttagaagtattctttattgggtaattttataatatattttgccatATTTTcaattctttaaaacaaaaattagcactgaacccgtatttataagcttaaataattCTTTGAATGtagattgtttttaaaatcatacttagtaaatattaaacatataaataactattggtgacgttttaaagtataatagaaaactatatttaattaggttgttgTACTGTCCTTTAAGAGGaaagagataagatatatttatttattatataaatttagataaatattcgttaaatgttctatattgttcatttttattatatatatatttattgttatagttatcaatatatataaattcaaataatttattaaaaattcaatattttattaattctatggtaaaacactaataatataatacgcgttaatatggaataataaaatggaaattTAATGTTGAGGCGTTAGACTTTTCTCtatttatccatttttttataatataaaaccacatgTCTCAAATTGGACCtttaacaatatatataagattgatacctttataatgtattattatgtgtcttttcaATGATATTAATATTTGATTATATGAATTTCCCACAATAAagcaatatttcaatattagttattagtagagtaatttattatatttataggggtataataataacgcattcaatatatcatattatttataattattataacaaaatattaaactttattaatatacttatatttttttttaactattttgaaatataatttatttatacctcaaaactataaagtttaaaattaatagtgattaatttaatattatatttttattggaaataaattaatgtatatagaactatttctattatttgaatttaatactttagcataaaatgatactatatataaccgaaaattaaaaggattgtatacatatatttataatgcaattttttattaatatgcatatttttattgattattaaaaatgttagataaataaaatgccttttatagataacgttgtattgtcgattctcggtCGATgtttatgaatatctattatcACAGTTCAATTggcgtaatataatttaaatcaaaataatagtgACACTGATTATAAgctttactaaataaaatatttcatcaaataaagaaacatattatgatatgcataattccaTATAACTTTGGGTTATCAAAgcttatataataggcaattGTGATAAAGCATAgtatgaattcatatataatcaatatctatattaatatatacaatatagacattttattttaatcatattaaatcggcagGAACAcacaattgtatatattatactttatgggAAATATGGTATGTGACCCCTTTTGGTTACATATTTGGACTTTTGATTTCATCTTGTGATTAAACATGCGGAATGacacatatattaaattattgctcaaattataaaaaattaaatgcaatgtaatacttagccctaacccgaatgtGAGTTCCACATATACATCCTCAATCTTGACCCACaccataaaaactatataaaaattatgtaaaattacttcccaatagacagtttattaacatatataaataattattactattcctaaATAGTCactctcttcgaatcatatattaatgatttattctcttctttatattttttattttttctcttatatattgtttttgagctcgcttccgaaatccaaataacgaatactaatataaaattttaataaagtaTGTTTTGtttgttaacgtttgcatatatttaatgaaaataatttttaaattctttattatataccttataagaaattcccaaAAGAAAtcctattgcaccaaatatcgataaaactgaaattaatttgtttcctatcgacgaacttgatgatgtatCTTCAGAACTTTGCATTGTTTCTTTCGGTTGAAAAGACGAAATTTGTttacattcattttttaatttattataattagtTGATAAAGTAGACAATAGTTGATTATAGTAACTATTTCCATTATCAGTATCACTATCAGTAAGGAGTTTTCGATATTCATCAAAAAATTCATTATCATCGTTCAAATAGTTATTGCATTTTTTCTTGTCTTCATCAATTTTAGTATACATTTcacataaaattttaaataaattataaagttTAGACACTTTATCATTAGAAATATTCAtcaattctttttttttatttataaccTCAATGAAACTTTTATACCTTTGGtgattttctatatatactttataaaaattatttagatTGGTAATGGTATCATCTTGAGTACTctttaggtttaacatataacttaaccatataataatataatcaac
Protein-coding regions in this window:
- a CDS encoding PIR protein; this translates as MNYTLCMRFDNLRKFLPDELNISTKNDINSLGNIKNYCSNGESGGTGCKTNLDKINGACLWLFDQLLVKNKKNIDMAEYIIIWLSYMLNLKKENEITKLNDFYSKYIENNKHYTNCNNDRGDCSNLLKNNTGYTNYKEIIDKKKELLSINSGDMSKFYDAFKSLCNMYTELVAGNSKCEKCLENAKKFVKTYDELNKNPNITKDSPYYQVLSTLSNDYHNFKNYCNDNSVDCNDIPSLSPINTTKNSIQSSAHNGQSFEKISEVTSSSSSITNKLIPVLSIIIAMPIFLGIFYKYSLFGFRKRFQKQKLRENIKK
- a CDS encoding PIR protein; amino-acid sequence: MNKEVCEKFKSIWDFFSDTLDEGEYKFKEKNFLDSYCNNYKCEGDLDKINAGFYFLLNQFFWSSESSYNVQNNINVVDYIIIWLSYMLNLKSTQDDTITNLNNFYKVYIENHQRYKSFIEVINKKKELMNISNDKVSKLYNLFKILCEMYTKIDEDKKKCNNYLNDDNEFFDEYRKLLTDSDTDNGNSYYNQLLSTLSTNYNKLKNECKQISSFQPKETMQSSEDTSSSSSIGNKLISVLSIFGAIGFLLGISYKYSLFGFRKRAQKQYIREKIKNIKKRINH
- a CDS encoding PIR protein, producing MAISKVCKKFDTLRKLFPDELDRSGEYNFKVGMFKSYCPKEKCNNDIDKINAVCLWLFYDLFGKSGTSIDNNTYKDDLVCIMIWLSYILNLKPSDKIITLKDFYSSHIKNNTEYTNREVNDKTYGSYKDIIDKVKEYMDIDINKMSKFYELHKLLCNMYTAYMTSNSNDFSKHANKFVAEYTQLFNDIGNNIDNSSYSKILRIFSKYYNNFGIGTGYNTTSINRPSLPTQKTVEHVDISDPKETKTHGFSSGTDKPIHVATTPSLDTKLSDSSLINKLIIVLSILIPISIFLGISYKYSLFGFRKRSQKQYLREKIKK